From Thalassotalea psychrophila:
CTTTAGCATTACTCATTGAATCTTTTAACATGGTGATAATGTCATTTTCATCAAGTCCAAATGAAGGCTTCACTTCAATAGAAGACTCGACACCTGTTGATTTTTCCATGGCGCTAACACTTAATAAACCATCCGCATCAACCTTAAATGTTACGCGAATATGCGCAGCTCCGGCAGTCACCGCCGGAATACCTCTTAATTCAAATCGCGCTAATGAGCGACAATCTTCAACTAATTCACGTTCGCCTTGCAACACATGAATCGCCATAGCTGTTTGACCATCTTTAAAGGTGGTAAATTCTTGCGCTTTAGCAACCGGAATTGTAGTGTTACGCGAAATAACCTTCTCGACCAAACCTCCCATGGTTTCTAAGCCAAGAGATAAAGGAATAACATCAAGCAATAACATGTCACTGTCAGGTTTGTTACCAGCTAAAACATCGGCCTGAATAGCAGCGCCAATAGCAACCACTTTATCAGGATCAATTGAGGTTAATGGTGCACGGTTAAAGTAGTTACCCACTTCAGTTCTAACTAGAGGCACACGTGTAGAGCCGCCAACCATAATGACTTCATTAACATCAGCAATGGTAACTTCGGCATCTTTTAATGAACGACGACAAGCACGCAATGTTTTTGCGACCAAAGGTTTAATTAATTGGTTGAAGGTTTCTCGTGTTAACTGACAAGAAAAGTCATCTCCTGACTCTAAGGTTAAATTAACACCAACCTCTTCTTTATCAGTAAGTTGTTCTTTGGCGGTACAAGCTTGCTGTAACACTTGTCGCTCCATTGAATTTGATAAAGGACGCTGCAAGTTTGCTTGTTCAAGAATATGGTCAACTAATACCAAATCAAAATCATCGCCACCTAAGGCAGAATCACCGCCGGTAGCTAACACTTCAAAGACACCTTTAGCTAAACGCAATACTGAGATATCAAAGGTACCGCCACCTAAATCAAATACAGCAATAATGCCTTCTTGACCGCTATCTAAACCATAAGCAACTGCTGCAGCTGTTGGTTCGTTCAATAAACGCAAAACATTAACGCCAGCAATGGTTGCTGCATCTTTAGTACTTTGACGTTGGGCATCATCAAAATAAGCTGGCACAGTAATAACCACGCCTTCTAAGTCGCCGCCTAAAGATTGCTTAGCTCGTTCAACTAGAGTTGATAAAATTTCAGCAGATACTTGCACTGGATTCATTGGCCCACGACGAGTATTTAACGATGGGTGTGAATCTTCACCACAAAACTGGTAAGGCAACGCTGGGTATTTAGTATTAATATCAGTTAATGAACGTCCCATTAGGCGTTTAACTGAAACAATAGTATTTTCAGGGTCGTTTATCGCGTGAGTTTTAGCTGCATCGCCGACTAAAACAGCATTGTTTTGATAGCTAACAATTGAAGGTAAAATATCATTGCCTTGCGAATCAGTTAGCGTTTCTGCTAAACCACTTTTAACACTTGCCACTAAGGAGTTAGTAGTACCTAAATCGATACCTGCAGCTAATCGGTGTTGATGCGGAACAGTACTTTGTCCAGGTTCAGCAATTTGTAATAGAGCCATGTATATATATCTTTTGTGATTAATTTTTTAACTTAGTCAAGTAAATCGTCTTCAATACGATCCAACTCGATTTGTAATTTTTGATAGAACTTTAATTTACGTATCAGTTCACTCGCACTTACATTATCTGTTTGGCTATCCGTCGCTAGTAATCGTTCAACTTGTTGCCACAAATGTTGAGCCTGTACATCTAAAGTTTCTTGTGCTGAAAATATTGCGGAGTCTACATCGCTAGCATGAGCAATGTCACCAAGCATTTCTCGCAGTTCCATTTGCTCCATTAAGAAGCTTACGTCACCAAAAGACTCTTGCTCTAAAGGAAGTTCTGTACCGCGTAATTTTAACAGATATTCACCGCGTAATATCGGTTGTTTCAACGTTTGAAATGCGTCATTTATCTCAGCAGATTTTTGCACTGCTAATAATTGTTCTTGTGAAGAAGAGTGAGCAAAGCGGTCTGGATGGACCGCTTTTTGTAACGTTTGATAAGTAACAGACAGCTCGCTTAAATCGAGATTAAATTTAGCGTCGAGGCCAAATAATTGGTAGTAGTTCAAGGTGTTGCCCGCTAGTTAAATAAGTTAAACGTTAAAGCTTTCGCCACAACCACATTCGCCCTTGGCGTTAGGGTTGGTAAATTTGAAGCCTTCGTTCAAACCTTCTTTAACAAAATCTAGTTGTGTACCGTCAATATGTACTAAGCTTTTGCCGTCAACAATAATATTTACATCATCAAAGTTAAATACTTCATCATCGACATTTAGCTCATCGACAAATTCCAACACATAGGCTAAACCTGAACAACCAGTTGTTTTAACACCTAAACGTAAACCTAAGCCTTTACCACGATTATCTAAAAACGATCTAACACGTTCAGTAGCTGCTGGAGTCATTGAAATTGCCATATTCTTTACCTAGTCTTGTTTTGCTTTATAATCTTCAATCGCTGCTTTAATAGCGTCTTCAGCTAAAATAGAGCAATGAATTTTTACTGGCGGTAAAGCTAATTCTTCTGCAATAGCTGTGTTTTTAATCTCAGCTGCTTCATCAATAGATTTGCCTTTTACCCACTCAGTAACTAATGAGCTAGAAGCAATAGCTGAGCCACAGCCGTATGTTTTAAACTTAGCATCTTCGATAATACCGTTATCATCAATTTTAAGTTGTAGTTTCATAACATCACCACACGCAGGTGCGCCAACCATACCGGTTGCAATTTGAGGATCATTTTTGTCAAATGAACCTACGTTACGTGGATTTTCATAATGATCGATTACTTTTTCGCTATAAGCCATAATTTGCCCCTAAATTCTGTAATTGCACTAGTTGCCCTATGCTACTAGTGCCAAGCGCGACTAGTGTCCTGCCCACTCTACTGTGTCTAAGTCGATACCGTCTTGAAACATTTCCCAAAGCGGTGACATCTCACGTAAGTGGTTTATTGATTTTTGAATAAGCTCTATTGCGTAATCAATTTCTTCAGTGGTAGTAAAACGACCAAAACTGAAACGAATTGAGCTGTGCGCCATTTCATCATTTAAGCCTAATGCACGTAGTACATATGAAGGCTCTAAACTCGCAGAGGTACATGCTGAGCCAGATGAAACTGCTAAGTCTTTTAATGCCATTATTAATGATTCGCCTTCAACGAAATTGAAGCTGATATTTAAGTTACCTTGGTAACGTTTATCTGAATCACCATTAATGAATACTTGCTCCATGTCTTTAACGCCTTCCCATAAACGGTTGCGCATTGCTGTTACATGAGCTAAATCTTGTGACATTTCTTCTTTGGCAATTCGACAAGCTTCACCAAAACCAACGATTTGGTGTGTCGCAAGTGTACCGCTGCGCATACCACGTTCATGGCCACCACCGTGCATTTGTGCTTCTAAACGAATGCGTGGTTTACGACGCACGTATAAAGCACCAATGCCTTTAGGGCCATACATTTTATGAGCAGAAATAGACATTAAATCTACTTTAGATTGCTGCATATCAACCGGAATTTTACCAACAGATTGTGCGGCATCTACATGGAATATAATTTTACGAGAACGACAAAGTTCGCCTATCTCATTAATGTCTTGAATAACACCAATTTCATTGTTTACATGCATGATGCTTACTAAGACAGTATCGTCACGCATTGCCGCTTCTAATTTATTTAGATCAATTAAACCATTTGCTTCAGGATCTAAATAAGTCACTTCATAACCCTGTCTTTCTAATTCACGACAAGTATCTAAAACGGCTTTATGTTCGGTTTTGCTGGTGATTATGTGCTTACCACGTTTATTATAAAAATGAGCGGCACCTTTGATAGCAAGGTTATCTGATTCTGTAGCGCCTGAAGTAATTACAATTTCACGAGGATCGGCATTAATTAAGTCAGCAATTTGATTACGAGCTATATCTACAGCTTCTTCTGCTTGCCAGCCGAATTTATGTGAACGTGATGCTGGGTTACCGAAAAAGCCATCGGTTGTCATGTATTGCATCATCTTTTCTGCAACACGCTTGTCAGCTGGTGTCGTAGCAGAGTAATCAAGATAAATAGGTAACTTCATTAAATTTTCTCTCTCTATAAACGGTGGTTTAATTACCACTCGCCAATAATGTTTCGTGTTGATATCAGAGTGCCTACAGGCTTTTCGCTACTGTTTGATGCATAAACCGCATCTTGACGTTCTGATACTCGTTGTACATCACCTTGGTTAACAAGTTCACTCAAAGTAATGCTACTTAAAAATTCCGCGATTCGATCACTTAAATCGTTCCAAAGGTCATGGGTTAAACATTTGTGACCGCCTTGGCAATTACCTTGGCCGCCACACTTAGTAGCGTCTACGCTTTCATCGACGGCATTGATCACATCACTAACGGCGATGGTTGCAGAACAACGACCTAAACGGTAACCACCACCTGGTCCACGCACACTGCTAACTAAGCCATGCTTACGTAATCGTGAAAACAATTGTTCTAAATAAGACAATGAGATACCTTGTCGCTCAGAAATGTCCGCTAAAGGCACGGGACCAGATTCTGCGTGAATGGTTACATCAAGCATTGCCGTTACTGCATAACGTCCTTTGGAAGTTAATTTCATCGTTTAACCTTAAATTTCAATACCAAATTGTACGTTTCAGTACTTATAATTATTTGTTTTTGGTAGTTTGACCAAGTTGACTAACTGGTATTACAGGCGCATTTTACTTAACCCTGTAAAATAGTCAACTATATACCCGAGTATTTTACTCAAGTATTAACTAAACGGCAAGATTAAATTGTAGGATCGAAGGATTCTTTTTCAGATTTGCGACGATTAGCAGCAGCTTTTTCATCTTCAACAAATTCGCTGACGCGTAATGGCGGAAGTTCTTCTTCACAAACTTTACCACCAACTTCGTTAACCGCCTTTGTCACTTCTTGCAATTTTGAGTCCATTAGTTGTACATGGTCTAACACTCTACCAATAGCTTTAGCGACAGGATCTGGGTTGTCACTTGCTACCGCATAAGCGTCAAAGCCATATTTGCTAGCAAGTTTACTGCGTTCACTTGCACTTGGATCTTTTGAATTACTAACAATACGCCCAGGAATACCTATAACAGTTGCACCTTCGGGCACATCTTTTACCACTACAGCGTTAGATCCTATACGTGCATTTGCGCCAACATTTAATGGTCCGAGTACTTTTGCACCAGCGCCAATAACCACATTATTTTCTAAGGTAGGATGACGTTTACCAGCACTCCAACTAGTACCACCTAAGGTCACACCATGATAAACAGTACAATCATTACCAATTTCAGCAGTTTCTCCGATCACAATACCCATACCATGATCGATAAAAAATCGTCGACCAATAGTCGCACCAGGATGAATTTCTACACCGGTTAACCATCGAAATAATGTGGAAACAGTTCGAGCCAACCATTTTAATTTTCGTTGCCATAACCAGTTTGAGATACAATGTCCCCAGATAGCATGAAGCCCTGGATAGTTGGTTAATACTTCAAATGTGGTTCTAGCAGCTGGATCGCGGTCAAACACACTTTTAATATCTTCTCGAATTCGGCTTAACATGTACATCCTATTAATAGTTTGGTTTATCGAAAATTTAATTAATCTTTGTTTTTAACTGATTTATCAATAGAGGCCAATATGCCTCTAAGCATTTTTAATTCTTTGCCATCAGGGCGAGCACGGTTAAATAAACGGCGAACTTTTGTCATTATAATACCCGGATGCTTTGCTTGAATAAAACCAGTACTTTGCATCGCACTTTCAAAGTGATCATAAAATCGTTCTGTTTCTTCAACCAGTTGATATTTACTTTCTTCTTGCAGCTCTGAATCATTTGAGTCTGATGCAATTTCTTTCTTATCAAATTGTGCTTGCTCGGCTTCTAAGAAGTTCATTCTAATTTCATAGCTGAGAGTTTGTACTGCCATAGCCAAATTTAAAGAGCTGTATTCAGGGTTGGCAGGAATAGCCACATGATAATGGCACAGTTGCAATTCATCATTAGTTAAACCACTGCTTTCACGACCAAATACGAGTGCTACAGGATATTCTTTACCCTCTTGAGCCATTTGTTTGCCACAACCTCTTGGGTCAAGCATCGGCCACGGTAAAGTGCGTGAACGAGCACTAGTTCCTACAACAAGACCACAATCTTCAATGGCTTCTTTCATTGTTGCAACAACTTTAGCGTTGGCAAGTACATCTGTTGCACCGGCAGCTAAAGCTTGTGCTTGACCATTTGGCATTTCTTTTGGATCTACTAAAACCAAATTTTTAAGGCCCATGGTTTTCATTGCACGAGCTGCTGAACCAATATTACGGCAATCAGAGGTATTTACTAAAACAATACGAACGTTATCTAACATGTGTTTTTCTTTGCTGTTCAATTTTCCGCGATTTTAACACACCTTCAATGAATATAAAGCTTAAAATAGCATGAATAGATTACAAAAAAGATCAATTTGTCTAATTGGCTTAGTTCATTTATTTATTAGAAATATAATTTGTTTATAATGAGTTAATCGCCTGTAACCGCCTTTTTATCTTGGGTTTAACTGGCAAACATTTATTTTTGAACTATAAATAATTCTTAATAATACAATTTTAGCTTTGGTTCGCTTTTGTTATTGTCTTTTGGTATACTGCGCGCCGTTTTGTTGTTCCTGTCGGGAGCAACGGTTTAAATTGTTCTTTTTAAAATTAGGGTAGTCATTATGCATCCGATGCTTAATATCGCGATACGCGCTGCGCGTGCCGCTGGTTCTGTTGTTGCTCGTGCTTTCGAAAATACTGATAAAGTAGAAGTAGAAGCGAAAGGTAAATTCGATTTTGTTACAAATTTCGATCTTGAAGCTGAGCAGATTATTATTGATACGTTACGTAAATCGTATCCTGAACATTCTATCGTAAGTGAAGAATGTGGTGTTTTACCTGGTAAAGATTCTGACTACCAATGGATCATCGATCCTATCGATGGTACCACCAATTTTGTTAAAGGCATTCCTCACTTTGCCGTTTCAATAGCCCTGAAAGTAAAAGGGAAATTAGACCAAGCCGTTATTTATGATCCAATTCGTGGTGAACTTTTTACTGCAAGTCGTGGTAAAGGTGCACAGTTAAACAGCTCTCGTATTCGTATTAAGGCTCATAAAGAATTATCTGGTACTATTTTAGCTACAGCTCTACCGTACAAGCAAAAAGCAAGCAGCGATGCCTACTTTGCCATGTACCAAGCATTGTTTAGCAAAGCTGCAGACATCCGCAGTGCAGGCTGTCCTTCACTAGACTTGGCCTATATTGCTGCTGGACGTATGGATGGTTTATTTGAACTTGGTTTAAAACCTTGGAATACTTCTGCCGGTGAATTACTGGTAATTGAAGCTGGAGGTTTAGTGACAGATTTTGTTGGTGGTCATAACCACTCTCAAAATGGCAATATTGTTGCTGCTAGCCCACGCTTATTAAAAGAAATTTTAACAGATGTTCGCCCGCATTTAACGCCAGCGATGAAGCTTTAGTTTCACCCATTCTGATTTGAAGGGCTAAACTCTCAGAGTTTAGCCCTTTTTTTTACTTCATGGATGATGGAATGCAAACTGCCAGGGATCGCTTTAAGTTTGTAACTTCACGGAAGTACTTATCCTCCCGAGCCATGACTGGCGCAAAGGGAGGGTTGCCCAAGGATGGTATAAATTCTGTATTCCGCGTTATTGCGAAGCGACTATTTATAATTAACCAAGATAAGTTCTGTTTGTCTTGGAGCTAAATATTGCACCTTGCCTCGACTGAATAGTGCATTCTCTTCTAACATGATCATAATGTCTTTTTGCCACTCTTCACTGTAAACAGTAGCATTCAATTCAATAGCATAAGCAGTATCATTGTGCAGTAACCTATCACCTTCACCGGCAACACCATATTGTGAGTCCCACTTTCCTATCGTAGTCCCTGCAGCATGACCGTGATACCCGATAGGGTGACTATAAATCATAGGTTTAATACCGCTTAATAGTGCCTGCTCTCGGCTTCTTGATAATATTTCATTACCACTAATGCCTTGTTTAAAGTGACTGGTAAGAATATCTTGTAATTGGTTACCTATTTTGAGTGCATTAGTTATAAATTTTGGCGCTTGTTTTTCTTGTTGTTTTAACACATAGGCATGTTGCTGAATATCAGTATTTAAACGCAAGTAAGTAATACCAAAATCAACATGTAATAAATCACCTGGCAATATAATTAAATCAGGATCTTCACTTACGGCAATATTTTTATATTTCCGTTGTAAACGGATACTTGGCTGAAACCAAGTTTGTAAACCGAGAGCGTTAACTTCATCTCTAAACCACCATACCAAATCGCCTACCGTAGTTTTTCGAGGACGTATAACTTCATTTGAAAATCCTTTTCTAATAATCGTTTTTGTTAACGCCACCATGTTTTTATGTATTTCAACTTCTGCTGCAATTCGAGTTTCTAGCCAACTTACGGCTAACTCTTCTGCTGAGACTACCCTGTTGTGATACTTGTTTGGTAAATAAGAAAACAATAAATCTCTTTCCGTCGCAACTAAGCCATCAGCAATTTCATAGTGTTCACTTTGATTTAATGCAATACGCTTAGGATCTCTCGACTGAATAAGCTCAACTAAAGCTAACATTTGATCTGGCTGAGAGTCTTTATCCCAAGCTTTCTTGAAAACATTGCCAACATCGTATCGCGACATTGCCTCAGCTTTAACGGTCCCATCTTCCATTCTGGAAAATACTAAAATTGTTCTGCGTCTTGCCCCCATCCAAGTTGCTGGTAAAAGTGTTTTTAAAATAGCATCCTCATTATTTTCCCTCGATATGAGTATCCACATATCAATATTAGAGTCTTTCATAAGTTGAGGCATAAGCTGATCTACTCGCTTAGTTAAAATTTCATCTATAACCTTGCTACGATCTTGCATAGATAAAATATTAAATTCTTTTTTTAAATTTTGCTCGGCATATACCCAAGGAGAGTTAGCTAAAATAAGAAATACGCAGACCCAAAGCCCTTTAAACACATTGATTTTTGACATTAAGTTTTCTTTTTAAATTGAGAGATTATTATCGTGGTTGTTTTTCATTCATTTAGCAAGTTGATAATTTCAATCTTAACTGTTGAATTATAGGAACTTATTCTGCTGACGAAGCACGCTAATAACTATTTAGTATAAACAAGTGCATATAGATACTTTATTGTTATTAATAAACCTTTAATATTCACTGTGTATATATACCTGTCGACATTCAAGGTGCAGGCATCAGAATACTTGAATAGCGCTAGAGATAGAGCCCATTTAGATTGTATAAATAAAGGTTAACATGAACAGTTTTAACAATATTACACACAAGTCCCAGTTTAATGCTGGAGAGGTGGCACTGATAGGTGCAGGCCCTGGTGATGCGGAATTACTAACAATTAAAGCAATGCGTTTTTTACAAAATGCTGACGTTGTTATTTATGACCGTTTGGTAAGTAATGAAATTCTAATGTTAGCTCCAGATAATTGTCGCCGAATATATGTTGGTAAAGCCATTCATAAGCATTGTGTTACCCAAGATAAAATTAATGACACAATTGTTGAGTGGGCAAGTAAAGGTAAAAAAGTTGTTCGTTTAAAAGGTGGTGATAGTTTTATTTTTGGTCGCGGCTCTGAAGAAGTAAATTACCTACTAGATCATGGTATTGCCAGTCATGTTATACCAGGTATAACCTCAGCCTCAGGTGCAACCACTTATGCAGGAATACCTTTAACACATCGTGACATTGCTCATAGTTGTAGTTTTATTACCGGTCACTTCAGTCATGATGGTGAATTATCTTTGCCATGGAAAAATTACGCTGATAAAACTCAAACACTAGTATTTTACATGGGTGTTAAAAGCGCAGAAACAATTTCTCAGCAGTTAATTATTCATGGTAGAGATGCAAAAACGCCTGTGGCAATTATTCGAAAAGGCACCCAAAACGATCAACAAGTATGGCGCACAAACTTAGCGGAGTTACCTAACATTGTTGCTGCTAACGAAATTAAGCCACCGAGTTTATTAGTAATAGGTGATGTTGTTAATGCAGTAAATCAGCAAGCATTATCAGATATGAACAACGCTGAGCAACCCGCCTTCTTTGCTCCTAAAGAGTATTCAGAACAATTGCTTTCTAAATTGGGCTAGGTATTCATAACGTCCTAATAAATTAGGACCAACCATGGAACCAACGTGTGGCCGTTTCTCGTTTCTGATAAACATAAAAAAACCAGCCGGAGCTGGTTTTCTAATTAATACTGTTTAGACAACTTACATCCGTAACTCTTCTTGATCAGCACCTTCTTTTTCAATCACTTCAGGCATTAAGTCTTCTTTCGAAATACCTAATGCTAAAGCAACTGTAGAAGCCACATAGATAGAAGAGTATGTACCAACAACGATACCAAACAGCAACGCTGTTGAGAAACCGTGAATTAGTGCCCCACCTTTAAAGAACAAAGCGAGTAATACTAGAAATGTTGTTAGTGACGTTATCATTGTACGGCTTAACGTTTGCGTTAAAGAAATATTAATAATTTCTTCAGGCGTACCTTTGCGCACTTTTCTGAAGTTTTCACGAATCCGATCAGAAACCACAATAGTATCATTTAATGAATAACCTATTACCGCAAGTATTGCCGCGAGTACTGTTAAATCAAACTCTAAGCCTAAGAATGAAAACAAACCTAGTGTTAGGATAACATCATGAGCAAGTGCCGTTACAGAGCCTAGTGCGAAGCGCCATTCAAAACGAAAAGCCACATACACCAAAATACAAATAAGCGCCGTTAACATTGCAAGGCCACCTTGCTCAGTTAGTTCATCGCCTACATTTGCACCAACAAATTCAATACGGCGCATATCAATACTTTGGCCTGTACCTTGCTCTAGTAGTCCTAAAATTTGATTGCCTAACATTTCTGCTTTCACGTTTTCACGCTGGCCTAAACGAATAAGTACATCATTTGAACTACCAAATAATTGCACAACAGCATCAGCAAAACCGCCACTTTCAAGCACAGTACGTATTTTACTTAAATCAGCAGGTTGTTCAAAACCAATCTCTAGTAACGTACCGCCGGTGAAATCAAGGCCCCAATTTAATTTATTGGTTGCTAATGACGTTAGTGATACGACTACTAAGATGATGCTAAATATTGAAGCTAGCTTTCGTTGCGACATGAAGGCTATATTTTCTTTAATTTTTAAAATTTGCATTATATCGTCCTAGCCTAAATAGAAAGTTTATCTATTTTTTTGCCACCCCAAAGTGCATTTACAACAGCACGGGTACCAATAATAGAAGTAAACATTGAAGTAATAATACCAATTGATAAAGTAACCGCGAAGCCTTTAATAGGGCCGGTACCGACAGCAAACAAGATAAGTGCTGCAATCAAGGTAGTAATATTGGCATCGATAATCGTTGAGAATGCTGAGTCATAACCATGATGGATTGCCTGTTGCGGTGTTTTACCTTCACGTAATTCTTCTCGGATACGTTCAAATATGAGCACGTTAGCATCAACCGCCATACCAACGGTAAGTACAATACCCGCCATACCAGGAAGCGTTAATGTTGCTCCCGGAATAAGTGACATAATACCAACGATAAGAACCAAGTTAGCCGCTAAAGCAAGGTTAGCTACAACACCGAATTTACGATAATAAACCATCATAAATATTAGCACCATCGCGAAACCCCAAAGGATAGCTTGCATACCTAACTGTACGTTTTCAGCACCAAGAGATGGGCCTACAGTTCGTTCTTCTACAATCGCAATAGGAGCAATAAGAGCACCAGCACGAAGTAATAATGCTAAGTTTTGTGATTCTGCAGGAGATTCTTGACCAGTAATAACAAATTTACTACCTAAACGCGCTTGGATAGTAGCAACACTGATCACTTCTTGCTCTTGGGTGAACTTTAAGCTGCCATCAGGATTTTTCTCTCCAGTTGCTTTACTTTCAATAAACATTGTAGCCATAGGCTTGCCAATATTATCTTTAGTTGCATTAGAGAAAATACTGCCACCTTTGCTATCAAGATCGATGCTAACTTGTGGACGACTAGTTTGTTGATCTCTTGAAGGGGCTGCGCCGATAATATGCTCACCACGTAACATGATGCGCTTTTTCAATAACTGCGGCTGACCATTTT
This genomic window contains:
- the hscA gene encoding Fe-S protein assembly chaperone HscA — protein: MALLQIAEPGQSTVPHQHRLAAGIDLGTTNSLVASVKSGLAETLTDSQGNDILPSIVSYQNNAVLVGDAAKTHAINDPENTIVSVKRLMGRSLTDINTKYPALPYQFCGEDSHPSLNTRRGPMNPVQVSAEILSTLVERAKQSLGGDLEGVVITVPAYFDDAQRQSTKDAATIAGVNVLRLLNEPTAAAVAYGLDSGQEGIIAVFDLGGGTFDISVLRLAKGVFEVLATGGDSALGGDDFDLVLVDHILEQANLQRPLSNSMERQVLQQACTAKEQLTDKEEVGVNLTLESGDDFSCQLTRETFNQLIKPLVAKTLRACRRSLKDAEVTIADVNEVIMVGGSTRVPLVRTEVGNYFNRAPLTSIDPDKVVAIGAAIQADVLAGNKPDSDMLLLDVIPLSLGLETMGGLVEKVISRNTTIPVAKAQEFTTFKDGQTAMAIHVLQGERELVEDCRSLARFELRGIPAVTAGAAHIRVTFKVDADGLLSVSAMEKSTGVESSIEVKPSFGLDENDIITMLKDSMSNAKEDMDARMLKEQQVEAARVFESVTAAIGADGERLLTEQELAEINSALSNLLTISQTSNIAAIEVAIAAVDKVTATFAERRMDSSIRTALAGHSVDEV
- the iscU gene encoding Fe-S cluster assembly scaffold IscU, producing the protein MAYSEKVIDHYENPRNVGSFDKNDPQIATGMVGAPACGDVMKLQLKIDDNGIIEDAKFKTYGCGSAIASSSLVTEWVKGKSIDEAAEIKNTAIAEELALPPVKIHCSILAEDAIKAAIEDYKAKQD
- the iscR gene encoding Fe-S cluster assembly transcriptional regulator IscR, coding for MKLTSKGRYAVTAMLDVTIHAESGPVPLADISERQGISLSYLEQLFSRLRKHGLVSSVRGPGGGYRLGRCSATIAVSDVINAVDESVDATKCGGQGNCQGGHKCLTHDLWNDLSDRIAEFLSSITLSELVNQGDVQRVSERQDAVYASNSSEKPVGTLISTRNIIGEW
- the suhB gene encoding inositol-1-monophosphatase; amino-acid sequence: MHPMLNIAIRAARAAGSVVARAFENTDKVEVEAKGKFDFVTNFDLEAEQIIIDTLRKSYPEHSIVSEECGVLPGKDSDYQWIIDPIDGTTNFVKGIPHFAVSIALKVKGKLDQAVIYDPIRGELFTASRGKGAQLNSSRIRIKAHKELSGTILATALPYKQKASSDAYFAMYQALFSKAADIRSAGCPSLDLAYIAAGRMDGLFELGLKPWNTSAGELLVIEAGGLVTDFVGGHNHSQNGNIVAASPRLLKEILTDVRPHLTPAMKL
- a CDS encoding M24 family metallopeptidase, yielding MSKINVFKGLWVCVFLILANSPWVYAEQNLKKEFNILSMQDRSKVIDEILTKRVDQLMPQLMKDSNIDMWILISRENNEDAILKTLLPATWMGARRRTILVFSRMEDGTVKAEAMSRYDVGNVFKKAWDKDSQPDQMLALVELIQSRDPKRIALNQSEHYEIADGLVATERDLLFSYLPNKYHNRVVSAEELAVSWLETRIAAEVEIHKNMVALTKTIIRKGFSNEVIRPRKTTVGDLVWWFRDEVNALGLQTWFQPSIRLQRKYKNIAVSEDPDLIILPGDLLHVDFGITYLRLNTDIQQHAYVLKQQEKQAPKFITNALKIGNQLQDILTSHFKQGISGNEILSRSREQALLSGIKPMIYSHPIGYHGHAAGTTIGKWDSQYGVAGEGDRLLHNDTAYAIELNATVYSEEWQKDIMIMLEENALFSRGKVQYLAPRQTELILVNYK
- a CDS encoding IscS subfamily cysteine desulfurase produces the protein MKLPIYLDYSATTPADKRVAEKMMQYMTTDGFFGNPASRSHKFGWQAEEAVDIARNQIADLINADPREIVITSGATESDNLAIKGAAHFYNKRGKHIITSKTEHKAVLDTCRELERQGYEVTYLDPEANGLIDLNKLEAAMRDDTVLVSIMHVNNEIGVIQDINEIGELCRSRKIIFHVDAAQSVGKIPVDMQQSKVDLMSISAHKMYGPKGIGALYVRRKPRIRLEAQMHGGGHERGMRSGTLATHQIVGFGEACRIAKEEMSQDLAHVTAMRNRLWEGVKDMEQVFINGDSDKRYQGNLNISFNFVEGESLIMALKDLAVSSGSACTSASLEPSYVLRALGLNDEMAHSSIRFSFGRFTTTEEIDYAIELIQKSINHLREMSPLWEMFQDGIDLDTVEWAGH
- the iscA gene encoding iron-sulfur cluster assembly protein IscA, with the translated sequence MAISMTPAATERVRSFLDNRGKGLGLRLGVKTTGCSGLAYVLEFVDELNVDDEVFNFDDVNIIVDGKSLVHIDGTQLDFVKEGLNEGFKFTNPNAKGECGCGESFNV
- the trmJ gene encoding tRNA (cytosine(32)/uridine(32)-2'-O)-methyltransferase TrmJ yields the protein MLDNVRIVLVNTSDCRNIGSAARAMKTMGLKNLVLVDPKEMPNGQAQALAAGATDVLANAKVVATMKEAIEDCGLVVGTSARSRTLPWPMLDPRGCGKQMAQEGKEYPVALVFGRESSGLTNDELQLCHYHVAIPANPEYSSLNLAMAVQTLSYEIRMNFLEAEQAQFDKKEIASDSNDSELQEESKYQLVEETERFYDHFESAMQSTGFIQAKHPGIIMTKVRRLFNRARPDGKELKMLRGILASIDKSVKNKD
- the cysE gene encoding serine O-acetyltransferase; translated protein: MYMLSRIREDIKSVFDRDPAARTTFEVLTNYPGLHAIWGHCISNWLWQRKLKWLARTVSTLFRWLTGVEIHPGATIGRRFFIDHGMGIVIGETAEIGNDCTVYHGVTLGGTSWSAGKRHPTLENNVVIGAGAKVLGPLNVGANARIGSNAVVVKDVPEGATVIGIPGRIVSNSKDPSASERSKLASKYGFDAYAVASDNPDPVAKAIGRVLDHVQLMDSKLQEVTKAVNEVGGKVCEEELPPLRVSEFVEDEKAAANRRKSEKESFDPTI
- the hscB gene encoding co-chaperone HscB — translated: MNYYQLFGLDAKFNLDLSELSVTYQTLQKAVHPDRFAHSSSQEQLLAVQKSAEINDAFQTLKQPILRGEYLLKLRGTELPLEQESFGDVSFLMEQMELREMLGDIAHASDVDSAIFSAQETLDVQAQHLWQQVERLLATDSQTDNVSASELIRKLKFYQKLQIELDRIEDDLLD